The Pedobacter ginsengisoli region GGATAAATCCACTTTCTTTTTGAACCATCATCTGTAAGAGTAGACAACTGGTCTCTGAAATGTGCTGGTGTTTGTGACATTTTTAATCTTGTTTTACACCCTGTGGCCCTTTTGCTCCTGCTGGTTTACTGCCTTTAAGAGATAAAATGTAATTGGCCAGATCAGCAATCTGTTTTGGCTTAAGACTTTTCTCCCACGCTATCATACCTTTGTCGGGAACTCCATATTTAATCGTTTTGAAAATATCCTTAATATTACCACCATGGAGCCAAAACTCATCGGTTAAGTTTGGACCGACTAAACCTTCTGCATGCTCGCCATGACAAGGGGCGCAGGCAGTTTTAAAAAGCCCTGCACCAGCAGTAAGCACACCTGCATCATTTGATTGCACAACATTACTTTCATTTATTTTATTTGCAGAGCTACCTGGTTTTTGCAGAAATGCTATTTTAGCATCTTCAGCCTGTCTTAATTCTATTGAATATTCTTCCTCCTGCAGGATACCTACCCCAAATACGTGGTAACTTAACAGGTAAACAACAGCAAAAATAATAGTTCCATAAAACAGCACCATAAACCAGGCGGGAGTAGGATTATCCAATTCTGCAATTCCATCAAATTGATGTTCCATAACCATATCCTTTTCTTCAGCTATTGGCCTCAAACCCATGATTTTTGACCAAATTGATGTTTTTTTTGGCTTTGCTGCTTCGATAGCCTCAGTCTCAAGACGTTTTAGCCTCTTTTCTTCAGGTGTTTTAAATTCAGTAGGATTTAGGCTTTCGTTTACGTATACTTTTATAACCTTTAAAAGCAGAATTGAGACTGCAAGGAGCAATACTGCAGTAATCAGTAAAGCCCAAATAAATAGATCTGTCATTGTGCATCGTCATTTAAGGGTAATTCACTCATGTACTTAATTTTGTCCTTTTTCATTATCAAAAGCAAGGCTGCCACCATAATGAAAAATAATAGGAATATGCCAAGTGAGGTTATTAAATATACCTGGCTACCATCTACCTGATTTAAAAATTGTTTAAACATTTTAGGTCTATTTAGCTTTAATGTCCACGCCTAATCTTTGCAGATAGGCAATAATTGCAATAATTTCTTTGTCGCTTTGGACCCGCACATTACTCTTGCGCAAGTCTGCAGCTATCTCCTTTGCCTGATTGTTAAGGTGATTGTTCGCTTTATGTTCAAATCCAAGTTCATATGGAACCCCAAGTGTACGCATTGCATTAATCTTTGCAATAGTGGTAGTTGTATCCAATTTTTGGTTAATCAACCATTCATAAGGAGGCATAATGCTACCCGGAGACATGGTTTGAGGATCTAGTAAATGATTGAAGTGCCAAGCATTTGAATATTTATCACCTTCTCTTGCTAAGTCAGGGCCAATACGTTTAGAACCCCATAGAAATGGGTGATCATATACGAATTCTCCCGCCTTACTATATTCCCCGTATCTTTCTGTTTCCGACCTGAAAGGGCGAATCATTTGAGAGTGGCAACTTACACATCCTTCCCTGATATAAAGATCTCTGCCCTGTAATTCCAAAGGAGAATATGGTTTTACACTGCTGATGGTTGGAATATTAGATTTTATTGTAAATGTTGGCATCATCTCAATCATTCCCCCAATTAAGATTACTATTAAAGAAAGTACCATAAATACCATAGGTTTTCGCTCAAGTGCTCTGTGGAGTTTTTTGTCAGTACCTAATGGCTCGTAAGCTTTTGAAAGCGGAAGCGCTTCGGCAGGCTCATTTGCGAGGAGTTTCCCTGCTTGTACAGTCTTAATAATGTTATAGGTCATTACAATCACACCTATTAAATACATTGCACCACCCACTGCCCTCAATACATACATTGGAATGATCTGTAATACGGTTTCAAGGAAGTTAGGATATTTTAGCATCCCATCTTCAGTAAACTGTTTCCACATCAGCCCCTGTGTAAAGCCGGCAAAGTAAAGTGGCACGGCATAGAAAATGATGCCAAGTGTTCCTATCCAAAAGTGAAATGCTGCAAGCTTTTTGGAATACAAAGGAGTTCTGTATATTCTTGGTATTAACCAGTACAGAATTCCAAAAGTTAAAAAACCATTCCATCCCAATGCACCAACATGTACATGTGCTACAATCCAGTCGGTG contains the following coding sequences:
- a CDS encoding cbb3-type cytochrome c oxidase N-terminal domain-containing protein, with product MTDLFIWALLITAVLLLAVSILLLKVIKVYVNESLNPTEFKTPEEKRLKRLETEAIEAAKPKKTSIWSKIMGLRPIAEEKDMVMEHQFDGIAELDNPTPAWFMVLFYGTIIFAVVYLLSYHVFGVGILQEEEYSIELRQAEDAKIAFLQKPGSSANKINESNVVQSNDAGVLTAGAGLFKTACAPCHGEHAEGLVGPNLTDEFWLHGGNIKDIFKTIKYGVPDKGMIAWEKSLKPKQIADLANYILSLKGSKPAGAKGPQGVKQD
- the ccoN gene encoding cytochrome-c oxidase, cbb3-type subunit I — its product is MTEKFYYDNKIVRNFAVATIVWGIIGMTVGLLAAMQLFKPELNMGSQYTTFGRIRPLHTNAVIFAFVGNAIFMGVYYSLQRLLKARMFSDILSKIHFWGWQLIIVSAVITLPLGLTSSHEYAELEWPIDIAITIIWVVFGINMFGTIFKRREQHMYVAIWFYIATFVTVAVLHIVNSFQLPISIFKSYYLYAGVQDALVQWWYGHNAVAFFLTTPYLGMMYYFLPKMANRPVYSYKLSILHFWSLIFIYIWAGPHHLLYTSLPSWAQSLGVVFSIMLIAPSWGGMINGLLTLRGAWDKVREDATLKFMVVGLTAYGMATFEGPMLALKQINAIAHYTDWIVAHVHVGALGWNGFLTFGILYWLIPRIYRTPLYSKKLAAFHFWIGTLGIIFYAVPLYFAGFTQGLMWKQFTEDGMLKYPNFLETVLQIIPMYVLRAVGGAMYLIGVIVMTYNIIKTVQAGKLLANEPAEALPLSKAYEPLGTDKKLHRALERKPMVFMVLSLIVILIGGMIEMMPTFTIKSNIPTISSVKPYSPLELQGRDLYIREGCVSCHSQMIRPFRSETERYGEYSKAGEFVYDHPFLWGSKRIGPDLAREGDKYSNAWHFNHLLDPQTMSPGSIMPPYEWLINQKLDTTTTIAKINAMRTLGVPYELGFEHKANNHLNNQAKEIAADLRKSNVRVQSDKEIIAIIAYLQRLGVDIKAK